A single region of the Streptomyces sp. NBC_00236 genome encodes:
- the dnaN gene encoding DNA polymerase III subunit beta, with protein sequence MKIRVERDVLAEAVAWVARSLPARPPAPVLAGLLLKAEDGALSFSSFDYEVSARVSVDAEIEEDGTVLVSGRLLADICRALPNRPVEISTDGVRATVACGSSRFTLHTLPVEEYPALPQMPTATGTVPGEVFASAAAQVAIAAGRDDTLPVLTGVRIEIEGDTVTLASTDRYRFAVREFLWKPENADASAVALVPAKTLLDTAKALTSGDTVTLALSGSGAGEGLIGFEGAGRRTTTRLLEGDLPKYRTLFPTEFNSVAVIETAPFVEAVKRVALVAERNTPVRLSFEQGVLILEAGSSDDAQAVERVDSVLEGDDISIAFNPTFLLDGLSAIDSPVAQLSFTTSTKPALLSGRPAVDAEADDAYKYLIMPVRLSG encoded by the coding sequence GTGAAGATCCGGGTGGAGCGCGATGTACTCGCGGAGGCTGTGGCCTGGGTGGCCCGTAGCCTCCCGGCCCGTCCGCCGGCGCCCGTTCTTGCGGGCCTTCTGCTGAAGGCTGAGGACGGCGCCCTCAGCTTCTCGAGCTTCGACTACGAGGTCTCGGCCCGGGTCTCGGTGGATGCCGAGATCGAGGAGGACGGCACGGTGCTCGTCTCCGGCCGGCTGCTCGCCGACATCTGCCGCGCCCTGCCCAACCGGCCGGTGGAGATTTCCACAGACGGTGTACGGGCGACGGTCGCCTGCGGATCCTCGCGGTTCACACTCCACACCCTTCCTGTGGAGGAATACCCCGCACTCCCGCAGATGCCGACCGCCACCGGCACCGTGCCCGGCGAGGTCTTCGCCTCCGCCGCCGCCCAGGTCGCCATCGCCGCGGGCCGCGACGACACGCTGCCCGTGCTGACCGGTGTGCGCATCGAGATCGAGGGAGACACCGTCACCCTCGCCTCCACCGACCGCTACCGCTTCGCGGTCCGCGAGTTCCTCTGGAAGCCGGAGAACGCCGACGCCTCCGCCGTCGCTCTGGTGCCTGCCAAGACGCTGCTGGACACCGCCAAGGCTCTGACCAGCGGTGACACCGTGACGCTCGCCCTGTCGGGCTCCGGCGCAGGCGAAGGCCTCATCGGCTTCGAGGGCGCGGGCCGGCGGACGACCACCCGACTGCTCGAAGGCGACCTGCCGAAGTACCGCACGCTCTTCCCCACCGAGTTCAACTCGGTCGCGGTCATCGAGACGGCGCCGTTCGTCGAGGCCGTCAAGCGCGTGGCCCTGGTGGCCGAGCGCAACACCCCGGTGCGGCTCAGCTTCGAGCAGGGCGTCCTGATCCTCGAAGCGGGTTCCAGTGACGATGCACAGGCTGTGGAGCGCGTCGACTCCGTCCTGGAGGGCGACGACATCTCGATCGCCTTCAACCCGACCTTCCTGCTCGACGGCCTGAGCGCCATCGACTCGCCGGTCGCCCAGCTCTCCTTCACGACGTCCACCAAGCCCGCGCTGCTCAGCGGCCGGCCTGCCGTGGACGCCGAGGCGGACGATGCGTACAAGTACCTGATCATGCCGGTGCGCCTCTCCGGCTGA
- the rsmG gene encoding 16S rRNA (guanine(527)-N(7))-methyltransferase RsmG produces the protein MTEEVALPQAPDEAREVFGECFPEAVRYAELLADAGVKRGLIGPREVPRLWERHLLNCAVLSEVVPDGVTVCDVGSGAGLPGIPLALVRPDLKITLLEPLLRRTNFLQEVVELLGLDHVTVVRGRAEEVLGTLQPVHVVTARAVAPLDRLAGWGVPLLRPYGEMLALKGDTAEEEINGARAALSKLGVVETEVLHVGEGVVDPMSTVVRVVVGESPGGVRFAAKRAKAARVSRTRRRR, from the coding sequence GTGACGGAGGAAGTAGCGCTTCCCCAGGCGCCCGACGAGGCCCGGGAGGTGTTCGGTGAGTGCTTTCCCGAGGCCGTCCGGTACGCGGAACTGCTGGCGGATGCGGGGGTCAAGCGTGGGCTGATCGGTCCGCGCGAGGTCCCGCGCCTGTGGGAGAGGCACCTGCTGAACTGTGCGGTGCTCTCCGAGGTCGTCCCTGACGGCGTCACGGTCTGCGATGTGGGGTCCGGGGCGGGCCTTCCGGGGATTCCCCTGGCGCTGGTGCGCCCGGACCTGAAGATCACTCTGCTGGAGCCGTTGCTGCGGCGTACGAACTTCCTCCAGGAGGTCGTCGAGCTGCTGGGGCTCGATCATGTGACGGTCGTCCGTGGCCGGGCCGAGGAGGTTCTGGGCACGCTTCAGCCGGTGCATGTGGTGACGGCCCGGGCGGTAGCACCGCTGGATCGCCTGGCGGGCTGGGGAGTGCCTCTGCTGCGCCCGTACGGGGAGATGCTGGCGCTCAAGGGCGATACCGCCGAGGAGGAGATCAACGGCGCGCGAGCGGCCCTCAGCAAGCTCGGCGTCGTGGAGACCGAGGTGCTCCATGTAGGTGAAGGTGTCGTCGACCCGATGTCCACTGTCGTGCGTGTGGTGGTGGGCGAGAGTCCTGGCGGTGTGAGGTTCGCCGCAAAGCGTGCCAAGGCCGCTCGGGTCAGCCGGACCCGTCGTCGTCGCTGA
- the rpmH gene encoding 50S ribosomal protein L34, giving the protein MSKRTFQPNNRRRAKTHGFRLRMRTRAGRAILASRRGKGRASLSA; this is encoded by the coding sequence GTGAGCAAGCGCACCTTCCAGCCGAACAACCGTCGTCGCGCGAAGACCCACGGTTTCCGTCTGCGTATGCGGACCCGTGCCGGCCGCGCGATCCTCGCGTCCCGCCGTGGCAAGGGCCGCGCCAGCCTGTCCGCCTGA
- a CDS encoding ParA family protein — MAGSAHCEPEVEESESLRSDANIAGPMTDPVPGPRTESAGDGVSRETPPPMDDTPIGRAAQLAVEALGRAGEGLPRPDQTRVMVVANQKGGVGKTTSTVNLAASLALHGARVLVVDLDPQGNASTALGIDHHAEVPSIYDVLVESKPLSDVVQPVPDVEGLFCAPATIDLAGAEIELVSLVARESRLQRAIQAYEQPLDYILIDCPPSLGLLTVNALVAGAEVLIPIQCEYYALEGLGQLLRNVDLVRGHLNPDLHVSTILLTMYDGRTRLASQVAEEVRSHFGKEVLRTSIPRSVRISEAPSYGQTVLTYDPGSSGSLSYLEAAREIALRGVGVQYEAQHARTGSRNSQQNTSEGIQ; from the coding sequence ATGGCAGGCTCTGCTCATTGCGAGCCTGAAGTCGAGGAGAGTGAATCCTTGCGGTCCGACGCCAACATCGCGGGACCGATGACCGATCCGGTCCCCGGTCCCCGAACCGAATCGGCGGGGGACGGTGTTTCACGTGAAACACCGCCGCCGATGGATGACACACCCATCGGCCGTGCGGCCCAGTTGGCGGTGGAGGCCCTCGGCCGTGCCGGCGAGGGGCTGCCGCGGCCTGACCAGACACGGGTCATGGTGGTGGCCAACCAGAAGGGCGGGGTAGGCAAGACCACCTCGACGGTCAACCTTGCCGCCTCGCTTGCGCTTCACGGTGCACGCGTTCTGGTGGTCGACCTCGACCCGCAGGGGAACGCCTCCACGGCTCTGGGGATCGACCACCATGCCGAAGTCCCCTCCATCTATGACGTCCTGGTGGAGAGCAAACCGCTCTCCGACGTGGTCCAGCCGGTCCCGGACGTCGAAGGTCTCTTCTGTGCCCCGGCGACCATCGATCTTGCCGGTGCGGAGATCGAGCTGGTGTCGCTGGTGGCGCGGGAGAGCCGGCTGCAGCGAGCGATCCAGGCGTACGAGCAGCCGCTCGACTACATCCTGATCGACTGCCCGCCCTCGCTCGGCCTGCTGACGGTCAATGCCCTGGTGGCCGGTGCGGAGGTGCTGATCCCGATTCAGTGCGAGTACTACGCGCTGGAAGGGCTGGGACAGCTGTTGCGCAACGTCGACCTGGTACGAGGGCATCTCAACCCCGATCTCCATGTGTCGACGATCCTGCTCACCATGTACGACGGCCGGACCAGGCTCGCGTCACAGGTCGCGGAGGAGGTGCGCAGTCACTTCGGCAAGGAGGTGTTGCGGACCAGCATTCCCCGGTCGGTACGGATCTCGGAAGCGCCGAGCTACGGGCAGACCGTGCTCACGTACGACCCCGGTTCGAGCGGGTCCCTGTCCTACCTCGAAGCAGCCCGTGAGATCGCGTTGCGTGGGGTCGGGGTCCAGTACGAGGCCCAGCACGCCCGGACGGGCAGCCGGAACAGCCAGCAGAATACTTCGGAGGGGATCCAGTGA
- the yidC gene encoding membrane protein insertase YidC, whose protein sequence is MDTIASLFSFITWPVSWVIVQFHKLYGAIFGPDTGWAWGLSIVSLVVLIRICLIPLFVKQIKSTRNMQVLQPKMKAIQERYKSDKQRQSEEMMKLYKETGTNPLSSCLPILAQSPFFFALYHVLSAIASNKKIGVIDQSLLDSARQAHIFGAPLAAKFMDSAEKVEALGASLTDVRIVTAVMIVMMSASQFFTQRQLMTKNVDLTVKTPYMQQQKMLMYIFPLIFAVMGINFPVGVLVYWLTTNVWTMGQQMYVINQNPTPGSKAQEQYLGRLLKSVTSHGEVKGRTRRNTVKRIVAKGTDRNDIERKFVTGLAKLGLAPQEDGTVAKSDTAVAEAEGGVAQRRQQPKRQTKAKRQTAAGHPGGAKDVETDESDSESKTSLQKSAPQDAKPKPAGKSASGSSRQAKSGQRKGPQRPKHPSKK, encoded by the coding sequence GTGGACACGATTGCCAGTCTGTTCAGCTTCATCACGTGGCCCGTTTCCTGGGTCATCGTCCAGTTCCACAAGTTGTACGGGGCGATCTTCGGCCCTGACACGGGATGGGCCTGGGGTCTTTCCATCGTGTCCCTCGTGGTGCTGATCCGTATCTGTCTGATCCCGCTGTTCGTCAAGCAGATCAAGTCGACGCGGAACATGCAGGTGCTCCAGCCGAAGATGAAGGCGATCCAGGAGCGCTACAAGAGCGACAAGCAGCGTCAGTCCGAAGAGATGATGAAGCTGTACAAGGAGACGGGTACCAACCCGCTGTCCTCGTGCCTTCCCATCCTGGCGCAGTCGCCGTTCTTCTTCGCCCTGTACCACGTGCTCTCGGCCATCGCGTCGAACAAGAAGATCGGTGTCATCGACCAGTCGCTGCTCGACAGTGCTCGTCAGGCACACATCTTCGGTGCTCCGCTGGCCGCCAAGTTCATGGACAGCGCCGAGAAGGTCGAGGCACTCGGCGCCTCGCTGACCGACGTCCGGATCGTCACCGCCGTCATGATCGTGATGATGTCGGCCTCGCAGTTCTTCACGCAGCGCCAGCTGATGACGAAGAACGTCGACCTCACGGTCAAGACGCCGTACATGCAGCAGCAGAAGATGCTCATGTACATCTTCCCGCTGATCTTCGCCGTCATGGGCATCAACTTCCCCGTCGGCGTCCTCGTCTACTGGCTCACCACGAACGTCTGGACCATGGGTCAGCAGATGTACGTGATCAACCAGAACCCGACCCCGGGCAGCAAGGCGCAGGAGCAGTACCTCGGGCGTCTCCTGAAGAGCGTCACCTCGCACGGTGAGGTGAAGGGCCGCACCCGGCGCAACACGGTCAAGCGCATTGTGGCCAAGGGCACGGACCGCAATGACATCGAGCGGAAGTTCGTGACCGGCCTGGCCAAGCTCGGTCTCGCCCCCCAGGAGGACGGCACGGTGGCCAAGAGCGACACCGCCGTCGCCGAGGCCGAGGGCGGTGTCGCACAGCGGCGCCAGCAGCCCAAGCGTCAGACGAAGGCGAAGCGCCAGACCGCCGCGGGCCACCCGGGCGGCGCCAAGGACGTCGAGACCGACGAGTCCGATTCCGAGTCGAAGACCTCCCTGCAGAAGAGCGCACCGCAGGACGCCAAGCCCAAGCCGGCGGGCAAGTCCGCGTCCGGCTCCTCACGCCAAGCCAAGTCCGGACAGCGCAAGGGCCCGCAGCGGCCCAAGCACCCGTCCAAGAAGTAA
- the recF gene encoding DNA replication/repair protein RecF (All proteins in this family for which functions are known are DNA-binding proteins that assist the filamentation of RecA onto DNA for the initiation of recombination or recombinational repair.): MHVTHLSLADFRSYARVEVPLDPGVTAFVGANGQGKTNLVEAVGYLATLGSHRVSSDAPLVRMGADRAVIRAAVTQGERYQLVELELNPGKANRARINRSSQVRPRDVLGIVRTVLFAPEDLALVKGDPGERRRFLDELVTARSPRMAGVRSDYERVLKQRNTLLKSAAMARRHGGRSMDLSTLDVWDQHLGHVGAELLAQRLDLIATLQPLADKAYADVAPGGGPVTLEYRSSVGAEVEPARTREELYGQLIAALADVRKQEIERGVTLVGPHRDDLVLGLRGMPAKGYASHGESWSYALALRLASYDLLRSEGNEPVLVLDDVFAELDARRRERLAELVAPGEQVLVTAAVDDDVPGVLAGTRYAVSAGEVERL, from the coding sequence ATGCATGTCACGCATCTGTCGCTGGCCGACTTCCGCTCGTACGCCCGGGTCGAGGTTCCTCTCGACCCGGGCGTCACCGCGTTCGTGGGCGCCAACGGGCAGGGCAAGACCAATCTCGTCGAGGCCGTCGGCTATCTCGCGACGCTCGGCAGCCACCGCGTCTCCTCCGACGCGCCGCTGGTGCGGATGGGGGCCGACCGGGCCGTCATCAGGGCGGCCGTCACCCAGGGCGAGCGGTACCAGCTGGTCGAACTGGAGCTGAACCCGGGCAAGGCCAATCGTGCCCGGATCAATAGGTCGTCGCAGGTCAGACCCCGTGATGTGCTGGGGATAGTGCGCACGGTGCTGTTCGCGCCGGAGGATCTCGCGCTGGTCAAGGGCGACCCCGGCGAGCGCCGGCGGTTCCTCGACGAGCTGGTCACCGCGCGGTCACCGCGCATGGCCGGGGTGCGTTCCGACTACGAGCGGGTGCTGAAACAGCGCAACACACTGCTGAAGTCCGCGGCGATGGCGCGCCGCCACGGCGGACGGTCGATGGACCTGTCGACGCTCGACGTGTGGGACCAGCATCTGGGCCACGTGGGCGCCGAGCTGCTGGCGCAACGGCTGGATCTGATCGCGACGCTGCAGCCCCTCGCCGACAAGGCGTACGCGGACGTGGCGCCGGGCGGCGGTCCGGTGACGCTGGAGTACCGGAGCTCGGTGGGCGCGGAGGTGGAGCCCGCGCGCACGCGCGAGGAGCTGTACGGGCAGCTGATCGCGGCCCTCGCCGACGTGCGCAAGCAGGAGATCGAGCGCGGCGTGACGCTGGTCGGCCCGCACCGCGACGACCTGGTCCTGGGCCTGCGCGGAATGCCGGCCAAGGGGTACGCCAGCCATGGTGAGTCCTGGTCGTACGCGCTGGCCCTGCGGCTGGCCTCGTACGATCTGCTCCGCTCCGAGGGCAATGAGCCGGTGCTGGTGCTGGACGACGTCTTCGCCGAACTGGACGCGCGGCGCCGGGAGCGGCTGGCCGAGCTGGTGGCCCCCGGCGAG
- the gnd gene encoding phosphogluconate dehydrogenase (NAD(+)-dependent, decarboxylating) — translation MELGLVGLGKMGGNMRERIRRAGHTVIGYDRNPDVADVHSLEELVGKLKGPRVVWVMVPAGAATQSTIDELAELLSPGDIVVDGGNSRWTDDEKHAVELGIKGIGFVDCGVSGGVWGLENGYALMYGGDAEHVAKVQPVFDALKPEGDFGSVHAGKVGAGHFAKMVHNGIEYAMMQAYAEGWELLEKVDSVTDVREVFRSWQEGTVIRSWLLDLAVNALDDDEHLDQLRGFAADSGEGRWTVEAAIDNAVPLPAITASLFARFASRQDDSPQMKMIAALRNQFGGHAVENKK, via the coding sequence ATGGAGCTCGGTCTCGTCGGCCTCGGCAAGATGGGCGGCAACATGCGCGAGCGCATCCGCCGCGCTGGCCACACCGTCATCGGTTACGACCGCAACCCGGACGTCGCCGATGTCCACAGCCTCGAAGAGCTCGTGGGCAAGCTGAAGGGCCCCCGCGTCGTGTGGGTCATGGTCCCGGCCGGTGCCGCGACCCAGTCGACGATCGACGAGCTGGCCGAGCTCCTCTCGCCCGGCGACATCGTCGTGGACGGCGGGAACTCCCGCTGGACCGACGACGAGAAGCACGCGGTCGAGCTGGGCATCAAGGGCATCGGTTTCGTCGACTGCGGAGTCTCCGGCGGCGTCTGGGGCCTGGAGAACGGCTACGCGCTGATGTACGGCGGCGACGCCGAGCACGTCGCGAAGGTCCAGCCGGTCTTCGACGCCCTGAAGCCCGAGGGTGACTTCGGTTCCGTCCACGCGGGCAAGGTCGGCGCCGGCCACTTCGCGAAGATGGTTCACAACGGCATCGAGTACGCCATGATGCAGGCCTACGCCGAGGGCTGGGAGCTCCTGGAGAAGGTCGACTCCGTCACGGACGTGCGCGAGGTCTTCCGTTCCTGGCAGGAGGGCACGGTCATCCGTTCCTGGCTGCTCGACCTGGCGGTCAACGCGCTGGACGACGACGAGCACCTGGACCAGCTCCGTGGCTTCGCCGCCGACTCCGGCGAGGGCCGCTGGACGGTGGAGGCCGCCATCGACAACGCCGTTCCGCTGCCCGCGATCACCGCCTCGCTCTTCGCGCGCTTCGCCTCGCGGCAGGACGACTCCCCGCAGATGAAGATGATCGCCGCGCTGCGCAACCAGTTCGGCGGCCACGCGGTCGAGAACAAGAAGTAG
- the rnpA gene encoding ribonuclease P protein component has product MLPTENRLRRREDFATAVRRGRRAGRPLLVVHLRSGATDPHVTGETAPPPRAGFVVSKAVGGAVVRTAVKRRLRHLVRERLALLPPGSLVVVRALPGSGDADHEQLARDLDAALQRLLGGGAR; this is encoded by the coding sequence GTGCTGCCTACCGAGAATCGGCTGAGGCGGCGCGAGGACTTCGCGACCGCAGTACGACGAGGACGCAGGGCAGGCCGCCCGCTACTCGTCGTTCATCTACGCAGCGGTGCAACGGACCCGCACGTGACTGGGGAGACTGCTCCCCCGCCGCGTGCGGGTTTCGTTGTCAGCAAAGCAGTGGGTGGTGCGGTCGTCCGCACAGCGGTGAAGCGAAGGCTTCGCCATCTGGTCCGCGAGCGGCTGGCCCTGCTGCCCCCCGGTAGCCTGGTTGTCGTACGCGCGTTGCCCGGTTCGGGTGACGCCGACCATGAACAGCTGGCCCGAGACCTGGATGCCGCTCTCCAGCGGCTGCTGGGAGGGGGCGCGCGATGA
- the yidD gene encoding membrane protein insertion efficiency factor YidD, giving the protein MKYPLLALIKLYQWTISPLLGPVCRYYPSCSHYGYTAIDRHGAIKGTALTAWRILRCNPWSPGGVDHVPPRKRPRWHELLRSAVRGSKGGDSAADVPSGKSATDLPGPAAETSPNAQGA; this is encoded by the coding sequence ATGAAGTACCCGCTGCTGGCTCTCATCAAGCTGTACCAGTGGACGATCAGCCCACTACTCGGGCCTGTCTGCCGTTACTACCCGTCGTGTTCCCACTATGGATATACGGCGATCGACCGGCACGGAGCGATCAAGGGCACGGCGCTGACAGCCTGGCGCATCCTGCGATGCAATCCGTGGTCACCCGGCGGCGTGGATCACGTTCCACCACGCAAACGTCCGCGTTGGCACGAACTGCTGCGTAGTGCCGTACGCGGCAGCAAGGGCGGGGACTCCGCCGCTGATGTGCCTTCCGGGAAGTCGGCCACCGACCTCCCGGGCCCGGCCGCAGAGACTTCGCCCAATGCTCAAGGAGCCTGA
- the dnaA gene encoding chromosomal replication initiator protein DnaA, producing MADVPADLAAVWPRVLEQLLGEGQQGIEPKDKQWIERCQPLALVADTALLAVPNEWGKRVLEGRLAPLISETLSRECGRPIRIAITVDDSAGEPPNPPAPPMHQSQQPQQHRYQGPPHDERQHNDGYDGYGHRPSDDGMPTARPAYPDYQQQRPEPGAWPRTQEDLSWQQPRLGGFQDRDPSPEQWREPYGSGRPQQQQPQHDYRPQPPERQGYESQRPERHDMQEPQHRQGGGTGRPGGGTGPMGAQPAPAPGPGEPHARLNPKYLFDTFVIGASNRFAHAAAVAVAEAPAKAYNPLFIYGESGLGKTHLLHAIGHYARSLYPGTRVRYVSSEEFTNEFINSIRDGKGDTFRKRYRDVDILLVDDIQFLASKESTQEEFFHTFNTLHNANKQIVLSSDRPPKQLVTLEDRLRNRFEWGLTTDVQPPELETRIAILRKKAVQEQLNAPPEVLEFIASRISRNIRELEGALIRVTAFASLNRQPVDLGLTEIVLKDLIPGGEDSAPEITATAIMAATADYFGLTVEDLCGSSRSRVLVTARQIAMYLCRELTDLSLPKIGAQFGGRDHTTVMHADRKIRALMAERRSIYNQVTELTNRIKNG from the coding sequence GTGGCTGACGTACCTGCCGATCTTGCCGCAGTGTGGCCACGCGTGCTGGAGCAACTCCTCGGGGAGGGCCAGCAGGGCATCGAGCCCAAGGACAAGCAGTGGATCGAGCGCTGCCAGCCGCTCGCCCTGGTCGCCGACACCGCGCTGCTCGCCGTCCCCAACGAATGGGGCAAGCGCGTCCTGGAGGGCCGGCTCGCCCCGCTCATCAGCGAGACCCTGAGCCGCGAGTGCGGGCGGCCGATCCGGATCGCGATCACGGTCGACGACTCCGCGGGCGAACCGCCGAATCCGCCGGCGCCCCCCATGCACCAGTCCCAGCAGCCGCAGCAGCACCGCTACCAGGGACCCCCGCACGACGAGCGTCAGCACAACGACGGCTATGACGGATACGGCCACCGGCCCTCGGACGACGGCATGCCGACGGCCCGGCCCGCCTACCCCGACTACCAGCAGCAGCGGCCCGAGCCCGGTGCGTGGCCGCGCACCCAGGAGGACCTCTCCTGGCAGCAGCCCCGGCTCGGCGGGTTCCAGGACCGCGATCCGTCCCCCGAGCAGTGGCGCGAGCCGTACGGAAGCGGCCGCCCCCAGCAGCAGCAGCCACAGCACGACTACCGTCCGCAACCGCCCGAGCGCCAGGGATACGAGTCCCAGCGGCCCGAGCGCCACGACATGCAGGAGCCCCAGCACCGGCAGGGCGGCGGCACCGGACGGCCCGGCGGCGGCACCGGCCCCATGGGCGCACAGCCCGCACCGGCGCCCGGCCCCGGTGAGCCGCACGCCCGGCTGAACCCGAAGTACCTCTTCGACACCTTCGTCATCGGGGCCTCGAACCGGTTCGCGCACGCCGCGGCCGTCGCGGTGGCCGAAGCGCCCGCGAAGGCGTACAACCCGCTCTTCATCTACGGGGAGTCCGGGCTCGGCAAGACCCACCTGCTGCATGCCATCGGGCACTACGCCCGCAGCCTGTACCCCGGCACCCGCGTGCGGTACGTGAGCTCGGAGGAGTTCACCAACGAGTTCATCAACTCGATCCGTGACGGCAAGGGCGACACCTTCCGCAAGCGGTACCGCGATGTGGACATCCTGCTGGTCGACGACATCCAGTTCCTGGCGAGCAAGGAGTCGACGCAGGAGGAGTTCTTCCACACGTTCAATACGCTCCACAACGCCAACAAGCAGATCGTGCTGTCCTCGGACCGCCCGCCCAAGCAGTTGGTGACCTTGGAGGACCGGCTGCGGAATCGTTTTGAGTGGGGTCTGACCACCGATGTGCAGCCTCCGGAGCTGGAGACGCGCATCGCGATCCTGCGCAAGAAGGCGGTGCAGGAGCAGCTCAACGCCCCTCCGGAGGTCCTGGAGTTCATCGCCTCCCGTATCTCCCGCAACATCCGTGAGCTGGAGGGCGCTCTCATCCGGGTGACGGCCTTCGCCAGCCTCAACCGTCAGCCGGTGGACCTCGGTCTGACCGAGATCGTGCTGAAGGACCTGATCCCCGGCGGCGAGGACTCGGCTCCGGAGATCACGGCGACGGCCATCATGGCGGCGACCGCGGACTACTTCGGTCTGACGGTGGAGGATCTCTGCGGATCCTCCCGCAGCCGTGTGCTGGTGACGGCGCGCCAGATCGCCATGTATCTGTGCCGCGAGCTGACGGACCTGTCACTGCCCAAGATCGGTGCCCAGTTCGGCGGCCGGGACCATACGACGGTGATGCACGCCGACCGCAAGATCCGCGCGCTGATGGCGGAGCGGCGCTCCATCTACAACCAGGTCACCGAGCTCACCAACCGCATCAAGAACGGCTGA
- a CDS encoding Jag family protein — translation MTEGTTSTAAEGSDTLTRLEQEGEIAADYLEGLLDIADLDGDIDMDVEADRAAVSIISESARELQKLVGRDGEVLEALQELTRLAVHRETGDRSRLMLDIAGFRAQKRTELAELGAKAADEVKSTGEPVKLDPMTPFERKVVHDAVAAAGLRSESEGEEPQRFVVVLPA, via the coding sequence GTGACGGAAGGCACCACCTCCACGGCCGCTGAGGGCAGCGACACCTTGACCCGCCTTGAGCAGGAAGGGGAGATCGCAGCGGACTACCTTGAAGGCCTGCTCGACATCGCTGACCTCGACGGCGACATCGACATGGACGTCGAGGCAGACCGGGCCGCGGTCTCGATCATCAGTGAATCGGCGCGTGAACTGCAGAAGCTCGTGGGCCGCGACGGTGAGGTGCTGGAGGCACTCCAGGAGCTGACGCGGCTGGCCGTGCACCGGGAGACCGGTGACCGTAGCCGTCTGATGCTCGACATCGCCGGATTCCGCGCCCAGAAGCGCACGGAGCTCGCCGAGCTGGGTGCCAAGGCCGCGGACGAGGTCAAGAGCACCGGTGAGCCGGTGAAGCTCGACCCGATGACGCCGTTCGAGCGCAAGGTCGTGCACGACGCGGTCGCGGCCGCAGGTCTGCGCAGCGAATCGGAGGGCGAGGAGCCGCAGCGCTTCGTCGTCGTCCTTCCGGCCTGA